GAGCGCTACGCCGCCGGTGACGACTGGCTCCAGTGCCGCCAGGTCATCCTCGACCAGGCAGGGCACGTCAACTTCACCGACGCACCGCAGAACATCGCCTTCAGCGTCCTCGGATGGCTCTATGGCGAGGACGCCGGCGACGGCATGTGCAAGGCCGTCAACTGCGGTCAGGATACCGACTGCACCGGCGCGACCCTGGGCTCGATCTACGGCTTGCTGTACGGCCCGGAGTACTTCGAGGAGAAGTGGACCAAGCCGGTCGGCGACGAGATCAAGGTCGGCTACGGGGTCATCAACTGCGAGGTGCCCGCGACGCTGCAGGAGTTGGCGGATTGGACCGAGCAGGCTGCACGCGAGATCCTGGAGGCCCACAACGCACCGGTGCGTCTCGGTGACGCCGACGATCTGGCCGGTCTGACCCTCGACGACCTCAAGGGGCAGGCACGCTGCAGCGCCAAGCTGGAGAACCTCGACTGGAAGGTCACCAAGATCGCCGACAAGGTGAAGCTGGTCAGCGACTACGGCGGCGAGCCGACCATAGCTCCGGGCGAGAGCCTCACTGTCACTCTCTCGGCGACCGGCGACATCCCCGAGGGCGCCGAGCTGTCCGTCAAGGCTCCCGAGGGCTGGAGCGTCCGGCCGGGAGCTTCGCACCGCGCACCAGGTCTCGTGCGTCGCCCCTTCACCGTAGCGATGCCCGCTGGTGCCGGCATGGCCGCCCGGTATGAGCTGCAGGTGTCCGTCACAGCGGCCGGCAAGGTCCTGGCCGACGATACCCTCACCGTCGCCGGGAAGCAGTCCTGGAAGATCACCGGGCCGATCCCCGTCAGCGATCTGGCTGCAGCCCTGGAGGCGGAAGCGCCTGTCGACGGATGGCGGACGGTCCTCACCGACGGTCACGCCCTGGTGCTCGATCCGGGTCTGGATTTCGACCGCGTGTACTTCATCGAGGCTGTCGTCAACAACCCTGAGCCGCAGATCGGGCGCATCGTCTGCGCAACCCAGGAGATGCAGCGCGTCGCCCTGGCCGGCCAGGAGATCCTCCGCAAGACCGAGCCGACTCGCTTCGTCCCGGCTCCGCATCGCTCGGGCGCAGGCACTACCTACGCCATGGAACAGCTACCGGCAAGGCTTCCCCTGACCATCACGCTGGTCGCGCGCGCCGGGCAGCAGGCTGAGATACACCTGTTCCTGACTGAGCCCAGTGGCGACCAGTACCTGCGCCGCAACTGCCCGATCGTTGGCGCCTTCGTCACCGCACCCTAAGGTCACTGCGGGCCAATCGGCCCTGAATCAGACATGCCGAAACACAGGAGCCCCCGGAAACGGGGGCTCCTGTTGCATCCTCTCGCGGTCTGTCTGACGGGTTACGAAGAGGAGAGGTCGGACTCCGCCTCGGTAACAGCATTGCAGACCGGCAGCGGCACGCCCGCTTCCTCCTCCGGGTGAACCCCGAGCTTACGCAACACGAAGTACATCCACACGATCGAGATGCCCGCGCTCAGCAGCGTGGAGGTCGGGAAGGACCAGAACACCCCGAGAAGCCCCCAGATTGC
The sequence above is drawn from the Armatimonadia bacterium genome and encodes:
- a CDS encoding ADP-ribosylglycohydrolase family protein — translated: MAVHTLSLETYRRKVLGCWLGKNVGGTLGQPHEGKPGPLSLTFYDPVPDGAIANDDLDLQLVWLAKLREVGPMITERDLGQAWRDSLTYPWDEYGLGKANLFLGIEPPVSGQHNNWFTDSMGAPIRSEIWACAAPGCPDLAAALAYQDGCVDHGGEGLFGEIFFAAMESAAFVIEDRETLLDLGLSFLPPDCRTAKAIRICRERYAAGDDWLQCRQVILDQAGHVNFTDAPQNIAFSVLGWLYGEDAGDGMCKAVNCGQDTDCTGATLGSIYGLLYGPEYFEEKWTKPVGDEIKVGYGVINCEVPATLQELADWTEQAAREILEAHNAPVRLGDADDLAGLTLDDLKGQARCSAKLENLDWKVTKIADKVKLVSDYGGEPTIAPGESLTVTLSATGDIPEGAELSVKAPEGWSVRPGASHRAPGLVRRPFTVAMPAGAGMAARYELQVSVTAAGKVLADDTLTVAGKQSWKITGPIPVSDLAAALEAEAPVDGWRTVLTDGHALVLDPGLDFDRVYFIEAVVNNPEPQIGRIVCATQEMQRVALAGQEILRKTEPTRFVPAPHRSGAGTTYAMEQLPARLPLTITLVARAGQQAEIHLFLTEPSGDQYLRRNCPIVGAFVTAP